One window from the genome of Candidatus Zixiibacteriota bacterium encodes:
- a CDS encoding nucleotidyltransferase domain-containing protein — MTDEQKPIGDYWVLDRLIGSLQERAKELNCIYRVGAILTNPDEPIGRVCPLLIEAIPTGWQYPKLCQVKIVIEDNIFATPNFIETPWLQSADIAVQDIVIGSITVSYREETPSAAEKLFLADESRLLKTIAERLGYFICHQKMRQITEEWQTVRPEVSVGRPEWQVVLKLLRDTDRELYQTIARKMLNHLCWSGIAEAEKLLRSFTSNESLEDEENPEHWNRPHQRKSLVMSAAFSSAAFKIAADHLDAGEILNLIQKWIQEDKLGFLVQAVNRNLTLSEVADAIRRYQHLTQDEPVTLSSSMRGIQVSLIRRFLSDQQQYINVAKNYVDVADFCKLIQNLIYTSESYGRLGGKSAGFFLAKQILLKKAADNELLANVQIPKTWYITSDVILYYMHYNNMDDVVEQKYKDIGQIRREYPHVVQSFKNARFPADIIKGLSMALDDLGDRPLIVRSSSLLEDRVGAAFSGKYKSLFLANRGSKQQRLDALTDAIAEVYASTFGPDPIEYRAERGLIDFAEEMGIIIQEVVGRRIGKYFLPSFAGVAFSNNEFRWSPRIRRTDGLIRLVPGLGTRAVDRLSNDYPILIAPGQPTLRTNVTPDEIARYSPKYIDVINLETEDFETIPLLDFLREVNFEVPGIQHMLSLSMDGRLVAPGLTADISSGAPVVTFDGLVSRTRFLKRLRAIMQTLEVTLGEPVDIEFACDGDDFYLLQCRAQSYSAESAPAPIPKDIPMQQIVFSANRYVSNGRVPDVTHVVYVDPRKYAEIEDRATLVAVGRAVSRLNKLLPKRKFILIGPGRWGSRGDIKLGVNVTYSDINNTSMLIEVAIRHGNYVPDLSFGTHFFQDLVEANIRYLPLFPGDDHVVFSERFLTEAPSVLPELLPECDELAEVIRVIDIPQATGGKVLSVLMNADLDEAVGILTPPGGGLEIAASPAESPAQVRGDFWRWRLQMAEQIAARIDPVRFGVAALYLIGSAKNANAGPDSDIDLLVHFRGSPEQRQDLVSWLEGWSLSLDEVNFIRTGYRTGGLVDVHMVTDDEVSAKSGYAARIDAVTDPARPLAMAQRQPAGKGTAGH, encoded by the coding sequence ATGACCGATGAACAGAAACCGATAGGAGACTACTGGGTGTTGGATCGCCTGATCGGCTCTCTCCAGGAGCGGGCCAAGGAGCTCAACTGCATCTACCGGGTGGGCGCGATTCTCACCAATCCGGACGAGCCGATCGGGCGCGTCTGCCCGCTCCTCATCGAAGCCATTCCGACCGGCTGGCAGTACCCCAAGCTGTGCCAGGTCAAGATCGTCATTGAGGACAACATCTTCGCCACCCCGAACTTCATCGAGACGCCCTGGCTGCAGTCGGCCGATATCGCCGTTCAGGATATCGTCATCGGGTCGATCACGGTATCCTACCGCGAGGAGACGCCGAGCGCGGCCGAGAAGCTGTTTCTCGCCGATGAGTCGCGGCTGCTCAAGACGATCGCCGAGCGTCTCGGATATTTCATCTGCCACCAGAAGATGCGGCAGATCACGGAGGAGTGGCAGACAGTCCGCCCCGAGGTCTCGGTCGGGCGCCCCGAGTGGCAGGTGGTGCTGAAACTCCTGCGGGACACGGATCGGGAGCTCTACCAGACGATCGCGCGGAAGATGCTCAACCACCTGTGCTGGAGCGGCATCGCCGAGGCCGAGAAACTCCTCCGCTCGTTCACCTCGAACGAGTCGCTGGAGGACGAGGAAAACCCGGAGCACTGGAACCGACCGCACCAGCGCAAATCGCTGGTGATGTCGGCGGCTTTCAGTTCGGCGGCTTTCAAAATCGCGGCCGACCACCTCGACGCCGGCGAGATCCTCAACCTCATCCAGAAGTGGATCCAGGAGGACAAGCTCGGCTTCCTCGTCCAGGCGGTCAACCGGAACCTGACGCTGTCGGAGGTGGCCGACGCCATTCGGCGCTACCAGCACCTCACCCAGGACGAGCCGGTGACGCTGTCGTCGTCGATGCGGGGGATCCAGGTGTCGCTGATCCGGCGGTTCCTGTCTGACCAGCAGCAGTATATCAACGTGGCGAAGAACTATGTCGATGTCGCCGACTTCTGCAAGCTCATCCAGAACCTGATCTACACATCCGAGAGTTACGGGCGGCTGGGGGGCAAGAGCGCCGGCTTTTTCCTGGCCAAGCAGATTTTGCTCAAGAAAGCCGCGGACAACGAGCTGCTGGCCAACGTGCAGATCCCCAAGACCTGGTACATCACCTCCGACGTCATCCTCTACTACATGCACTACAACAACATGGACGACGTGGTGGAGCAGAAGTACAAGGACATCGGGCAGATCCGCCGCGAGTACCCGCACGTCGTCCAGTCGTTCAAAAACGCCCGCTTCCCCGCCGACATCATCAAGGGACTCTCGATGGCGCTCGACGACCTGGGGGACCGCCCGCTCATCGTGCGCAGCTCGAGCCTTCTGGAAGACCGGGTCGGGGCGGCGTTCTCCGGCAAGTACAAGAGCCTCTTTCTGGCCAATCGCGGCTCCAAGCAGCAGCGCCTGGACGCGCTGACGGATGCGATCGCCGAGGTCTATGCGAGCACGTTCGGCCCGGACCCCATAGAATACCGCGCCGAGCGCGGGCTGATTGATTTCGCCGAGGAGATGGGGATCATTATCCAGGAGGTGGTGGGGCGGCGGATCGGGAAGTATTTCCTTCCCTCGTTTGCGGGGGTGGCTTTCAGCAACAACGAATTCCGCTGGTCGCCGCGGATTCGGCGGACGGACGGTCTCATCCGGCTGGTTCCCGGCCTGGGCACCCGCGCCGTCGACCGGCTGAGCAACGACTACCCGATCCTGATCGCGCCGGGGCAGCCGACGCTGCGGACGAACGTGACGCCGGACGAGATCGCGCGGTACTCGCCGAAGTATATCGACGTGATCAATCTGGAGACGGAGGATTTTGAGACGATTCCGCTGCTGGACTTTCTCCGGGAGGTGAATTTCGAAGTTCCGGGGATCCAGCACATGCTGTCGCTCAGCATGGATGGGCGGCTGGTGGCGCCGGGCCTGACGGCCGATATTTCCAGCGGCGCGCCGGTGGTGACGTTCGACGGCCTGGTGTCGCGGACGCGCTTCCTCAAGCGTCTGCGGGCGATCATGCAGACGCTCGAGGTCACCCTGGGAGAGCCGGTGGATATCGAGTTCGCGTGCGACGGGGATGATTTCTACCTGCTCCAGTGCCGGGCCCAGAGCTACTCAGCGGAAAGCGCCCCGGCCCCCATTCCCAAGGATATCCCGATGCAGCAGATTGTCTTCTCGGCCAACCGCTACGTCTCCAACGGCCGGGTTCCGGATGTGACGCACGTCGTCTACGTGGACCCGCGGAAGTACGCCGAGATCGAGGACCGGGCCACGCTGGTGGCGGTGGGGCGGGCGGTCAGCCGCCTGAACAAGCTGCTGCCCAAGCGCAAATTCATCCTCATCGGACCGGGCCGATGGGGGAGCCGCGGCGACATCAAACTCGGCGTCAACGTCACCTACTCCGACATCAACAACACCTCCATGCTCATCGAGGTGGCGATCCGCCACGGCAACTACGTGCCCGACCTGTCGTTCGGCACGCACTTCTTCCAGGACCTGGTCGAGGCCAACATCCGGTACCTGCCGCTTTTCCCGGGGGACGATCACGTGGTGTTCAGCGAGCGGTTTCTCACCGAGGCGCCGAGCGTGCTGCCGGAGCTCCTTCCGGAGTGCGACGAGCTGGCGGAGGTGATCCGCGTCATCGACATTCCCCAGGCGACGGGGGGGAAGGTTCTCTCCGTGCTCATGAACGCCGACCTGGACGAGGCGGTGGGGATCCTGACGCCGCCGGGGGGCGGGCTGGAGATCGCGGCCTCGCCGGCGGAATCCCCCGCCCAGGTGCGCGGGGATTTCTGGCGGTGGCGCCTGCAGATGGCCGAGCAGATCGCCGCCCGGATCGACCCGGTCCGGTTCGGCGTGGCCGCGCTGTACCTGATCGGGTCGGCCAAGAACGCGAACGCGGGTCCCGACAGCGATATCGACCTTCTCGTGCATTTCCGCGGCTCCCCCGAGCAGCGGCAGGACCTGGTGTCGTGGCTGGAAGGGTGGAGCCTCAGTCTCGACGAGGTGAATTTCATCCGCACCGGTTATCGGACGGGCGGCCTCGTCGATGTACACATGGTGACCGACGACGAGGTGAGCGCCAAGTCGGGTTACGCAGCCCGTATCGACGCCGTGACCGATCCGGCCCGTCCGCTGGCGATGGCGCAGCGGCAGCCGGCGGGCAAAGGAACTGCCGGGCACTAG
- a CDS encoding Glu/Leu/Phe/Val dehydrogenase → MSKGSFNPFLMAQTQFDGVADILELDKATRELLRNPLREYQFSIPVRMDDGAVQVFRGFRVQHNDSRGPCKGGIRFHPMETIDTVRALAMWMTWKCAVVDIPLGGGKGGVVCDPHNLSQREQEAICRGWVRQLAKNVGPIADVPAPDVMTSPQHMLWMLDEFEHIHGGKYPGFITGKPVGMGGSLGRTEATGFGVVFTLREALKQLHIQPDKTAASVQGFGNVAQYAIKLYQQLGGTVIAVSSWDQADQTSYTFRRTSGIDLQQLLGITDRFGGIDKGKAAGLGYEVLPGEAWLEQEVDVLIPAALENQISGENVEKISRRVKVIAEGANGPTTPEADKVISARNIFVIPDFLANAGGVTCSYFEQVQSNMNYYWPKEEVLQKLDQKMTAAFLAVSELASRKKLYMRDAAYVIAVGRVAQACRDRGWV, encoded by the coding sequence ATGAGTAAAGGGTCATTCAATCCATTTTTGATGGCGCAAACGCAGTTCGACGGCGTTGCCGACATCCTGGAACTGGACAAGGCGACCCGTGAACTTCTCCGCAACCCGCTGCGGGAATACCAGTTCAGCATCCCGGTCCGGATGGACGACGGGGCGGTCCAGGTTTTCCGGGGGTTCCGCGTCCAGCACAACGACTCCCGCGGTCCGTGCAAGGGCGGGATCCGGTTCCATCCGATGGAGACGATCGACACGGTGCGCGCCCTGGCGATGTGGATGACGTGGAAGTGCGCGGTGGTCGACATTCCGCTCGGCGGCGGCAAGGGAGGCGTGGTGTGCGACCCGCACAACCTGAGCCAGCGCGAGCAGGAAGCCATCTGCCGCGGCTGGGTCCGCCAGTTGGCGAAAAACGTGGGGCCGATCGCCGATGTCCCGGCGCCCGACGTCATGACCAGCCCGCAGCATATGCTCTGGATGCTCGATGAATTCGAGCACATCCACGGCGGCAAGTATCCGGGGTTCATCACCGGCAAGCCGGTGGGGATGGGCGGCTCGCTCGGCCGCACCGAGGCCACCGGCTTCGGCGTCGTGTTCACGCTGCGCGAGGCGCTCAAGCAGCTCCACATTCAGCCGGACAAGACGGCGGCCAGCGTGCAGGGATTCGGCAACGTGGCGCAATACGCCATCAAGCTCTACCAGCAGCTCGGCGGGACGGTGATTGCGGTTTCCAGCTGGGACCAGGCGGACCAGACCTCGTACACGTTCCGGCGCACGAGCGGCATCGATCTCCAGCAGCTCCTGGGCATCACCGACCGCTTCGGCGGCATCGACAAGGGTAAAGCCGCCGGGCTCGGCTACGAGGTGCTGCCGGGCGAGGCCTGGCTGGAGCAGGAGGTCGACGTGCTCATCCCGGCCGCCCTGGAAAACCAGATCTCGGGCGAGAACGTGGAGAAGATCTCGCGGCGGGTGAAGGTGATTGCGGAAGGGGCGAACGGTCCGACGACACCGGAGGCCGACAAGGTCATCTCGGCCCGCAACATCTTCGTCATCCCCGACTTCCTGGCGAACGCGGGCGGCGTGACCTGCAGCTACTTCGAGCAGGTGCAGTCGAACATGAACTACTACTGGCCGAAGGAGGAAGTGCTGCAGAAGCTCGACCAGAAGATGACGGCGGCCTTCCTGGCGGTCAGCGAGCTGGCGAGCCGCAAGAAGCTGTACATGCGCGACGCGGCCTACGTGATCGCCGTGGGCCGGGTGGCGCAGGCCTGCCGGGATCGCGGCTGGGTCTGA
- a CDS encoding 6-phosphofructokinase: protein MANVKTKKGVIGILTGGGDVPGLNPAIRAVTIRAIREGYRVIGLRHGWAGTIDIVRDKKHDNSGAFVELTEEIVNKAGRTGGTFLHSSRTHPGHVTQENIPPHLRDKYKGAKSDLTPEVIKNLDWLGIDYLIPIGGDDTLSYAVRLYKEGVKIVAIPKTMDNDVPGTDYCIGFSTCVTRTIMMTNLLRTSAGSHERFLVLEVFGRYAGFTAMLPTMAGAANRCVIPEHQFNIDLLAELLTYDRNHNPSRYAVVLVSEGAMFEGGEMVFQDSAADAYGHKKLGGIGDLVSAELLVRSPKYNNGKQIRCITQKLGYLVRGGDPDAVDSIVPMAYGNLALDLILKNIHGRLVVLKNGRYDDVPVDVVSSTKKLVDVERYYNRERLRPFYHSFEMQPLFIMTSE, encoded by the coding sequence GTGGCAAACGTGAAGACCAAGAAGGGCGTGATCGGCATACTGACCGGCGGCGGCGACGTCCCTGGTCTGAATCCCGCCATTCGCGCCGTCACCATCCGCGCCATCCGCGAAGGTTACCGGGTGATCGGCCTCCGCCACGGGTGGGCCGGAACGATCGACATCGTGCGCGACAAGAAGCACGACAACAGCGGGGCCTTTGTAGAGCTGACGGAAGAGATCGTGAACAAGGCGGGCCGCACCGGAGGAACATTCCTCCACAGTTCGCGCACGCATCCGGGGCACGTCACCCAGGAGAACATCCCGCCCCACCTCCGCGACAAGTACAAAGGGGCCAAGAGCGATCTGACGCCCGAGGTGATCAAGAACCTCGACTGGCTCGGCATCGACTACCTGATTCCGATCGGGGGCGACGACACCCTGTCCTACGCCGTCCGCCTCTACAAAGAGGGCGTCAAGATCGTGGCGATCCCGAAGACGATGGACAACGACGTTCCGGGGACCGACTACTGCATCGGCTTCTCCACCTGCGTGACGCGCACGATCATGATGACCAATCTCCTGCGCACTTCGGCCGGGTCGCACGAGCGGTTCCTCGTGCTCGAGGTGTTCGGCCGCTACGCCGGATTCACCGCCATGCTTCCGACAATGGCCGGGGCGGCCAACCGGTGCGTGATTCCCGAACATCAGTTCAACATCGACCTGCTCGCCGAATTGCTCACCTATGACCGCAACCACAACCCCAGCCGCTACGCGGTTGTGCTGGTCTCCGAGGGAGCGATGTTCGAAGGCGGGGAGATGGTGTTCCAGGATTCGGCCGCCGACGCCTATGGGCACAAGAAACTGGGCGGCATTGGCGACCTGGTGTCGGCGGAGCTGCTCGTCCGGTCCCCCAAGTACAACAACGGCAAGCAAATCCGGTGCATCACCCAGAAACTCGGGTACCTCGTGCGGGGAGGGGATCCCGACGCTGTCGATTCGATCGTGCCGATGGCCTATGGGAACCTGGCGCTGGATCTGATCCTGAAGAACATTCACGGACGGCTGGTCGTGCTGAAGAACGGCCGCTATGACGATGTTCCGGTGGATGTTGTGTCGAGCACTAAGAAGCTGGTCGACGTCGAGCGGTACTACAACCGGGAGCGGCTGCGGCCGTTCTATCACTCGTTCGAGATGCAGCCGCTGTTTATCATGACCAGCGAGTAG
- the rpe gene encoding ribulose-phosphate 3-epimerase, whose protein sequence is MIEIAPSVLAADFSRLGAEIADTAAAGADRLHLDIMDGHFVPNISYGPDIVRTVNRLTGLPLDVHLMLTNPEAFFEPFAAAGADAITFHIEVHPDPVAHLKRLEEMKVARGLSLNPDRTAESVLPFLELCDQLLVMSVFPGFGGQRFIEETLRTVEAARRYIDRHRLRTQIAIDGGIDGNNAQRAVDAGADLLIMGSAFYRSTDRAGLVRKVHGLKRAG, encoded by the coding sequence ATGATCGAAATCGCACCGTCGGTTCTCGCCGCCGACTTCAGCCGCCTGGGCGCGGAGATCGCCGACACAGCCGCCGCCGGGGCCGACCGCCTGCACCTGGACATCATGGACGGCCACTTCGTGCCGAACATCTCCTACGGACCGGATATCGTCCGAACCGTCAACCGTCTGACCGGCCTGCCGCTCGACGTCCACCTGATGCTGACCAATCCCGAGGCCTTCTTTGAGCCGTTCGCCGCCGCGGGCGCCGATGCCATCACGTTCCACATCGAGGTCCACCCCGACCCGGTCGCCCATCTGAAACGCCTCGAGGAAATGAAGGTGGCGCGCGGGTTGTCGCTCAATCCCGACAGGACGGCCGAGTCCGTGCTGCCGTTTCTGGAACTGTGCGACCAACTTCTGGTGATGTCGGTGTTTCCGGGATTCGGCGGCCAGCGGTTCATCGAGGAGACCCTGCGGACAGTCGAGGCCGCCCGACGGTATATCGATCGCCACCGCCTGCGCACGCAGATTGCGATTGACGGGGGGATCGACGGCAACAACGCGCAGCGGGCGGTAGACGCCGGCGCCGACCTGCTGATCATGGGATCGGCCTTTTACCGGAGCACCGACCGGGCGGGGTTGGTGCGAAAGGTCCATGGGCTGAAACGGGCAGGATGA
- a CDS encoding pyridoxamine 5'-phosphate oxidase family protein, translated as MDQHRADSADLHRMRRADRARDEAWISDLVARAPFCHIATVAGDQPFITPMSFAYDPDRQALYFHTAGAGRLRTNTERGSRVCVSFAEMGRLLPAKTARGFSVEYRSVIAFGRISLVDDPAAAARHMQMLIDRYFPRLRPGVDYRPIQPEEIEEISVYRIDIDAWSGKEKSAPDEFPGAFSWESR; from the coding sequence ATGGATCAACATCGCGCCGACAGCGCCGATCTCCACCGGATGCGCCGCGCCGACCGGGCCCGCGACGAGGCCTGGATTTCCGACCTGGTCGCCCGCGCGCCCTTCTGCCACATCGCCACGGTCGCGGGTGACCAGCCGTTCATCACGCCGATGAGCTTCGCCTATGACCCCGACCGGCAGGCCCTCTATTTCCACACCGCCGGGGCCGGCCGCCTCCGCACCAACACCGAGCGGGGCTCGCGCGTGTGCGTGTCGTTCGCCGAGATGGGGCGGCTGCTGCCGGCCAAAACGGCCCGCGGCTTCTCCGTCGAATACCGCAGCGTCATCGCCTTCGGACGAATCTCGCTGGTGGACGACCCCGCCGCCGCCGCTCGACACATGCAGATGCTCATCGACCGCTACTTTCCCCGCCTCCGCCCGGGCGTCGACTACCGGCCGATCCAGCCGGAGGAAATCGAGGAAATATCCGTCTACCGGATCGACATCGACGCCTGGTCGGGCAAGGAGAAGAGCGCCCCGGACGAATTCCCCGGCGCGTTTTCCTGGGAGAGCCGCTGA
- a CDS encoding aldo/keto reductase, with amino-acid sequence MGNPDTFLTRRRFIETSLGCAVTAGLATLVPGRSFGQAEPPATQPSTPAPGSIIHRTLGRTGFTLPIVNMGVMNNNSPEVVRASYELGVRYFDTAARYQNGRNEEMVGAVIRQLGVRDKVVISTKEILPGRREGDGAGAVKRKLVEQCEASLKRLGMETVDILYLHGVSSPEEMKEAGALEALAELKKQGKVPAVGVSTHQNMAAVLKAAAEGGFYDVVLTVINVSLADDADLLGAIAAAARAGVGVVAMKTQAGGARLPNPATLKDYAGGTIATASLKWVLRNEHIASAIPGYDNFQHMEEDFSVARGLDYTAEEAKFLSDNRLTLGLAFCRQCRRCEPSCPHRADIPALMRTHMYAAQYANFEEARATLGEIAPGRGLHACGACERCAARCAHAVDIPGRIERLKTIYA; translated from the coding sequence ATGGGCAACCCCGACACGTTTTTGACCCGCCGACGTTTTATCGAGACCTCGCTGGGCTGCGCGGTCACGGCCGGGCTGGCGACGCTCGTTCCCGGCCGGTCTTTCGGCCAGGCCGAACCGCCCGCGACCCAACCGTCCACTCCCGCGCCCGGATCGATCATCCATCGCACTCTCGGCCGCACCGGTTTCACGTTGCCGATAGTCAACATGGGGGTGATGAACAACAATTCCCCGGAGGTGGTGCGCGCCTCGTACGAACTCGGGGTCCGTTACTTCGACACCGCCGCGCGGTACCAAAACGGCCGGAACGAGGAGATGGTGGGCGCGGTCATCAGACAACTCGGGGTACGGGACAAAGTCGTCATCAGCACCAAAGAGATCCTGCCGGGCCGCCGCGAGGGAGACGGCGCCGGGGCGGTGAAGCGCAAACTGGTCGAGCAGTGCGAAGCCAGCCTGAAACGGCTCGGCATGGAGACGGTCGACATTCTCTATCTCCACGGAGTGTCGTCGCCGGAGGAGATGAAAGAGGCGGGGGCACTCGAGGCGCTGGCGGAGTTGAAGAAGCAGGGGAAGGTGCCTGCGGTCGGGGTCTCCACGCACCAGAACATGGCCGCCGTGCTCAAGGCGGCGGCGGAGGGGGGATTCTACGACGTCGTGCTCACCGTGATCAATGTCTCGCTGGCGGACGATGCCGACCTGCTCGGCGCGATCGCGGCGGCAGCGCGCGCGGGGGTCGGGGTGGTGGCGATGAAGACGCAGGCCGGGGGGGCGCGCCTGCCCAATCCGGCGACCCTGAAGGACTATGCCGGTGGGACGATTGCGACGGCCTCGCTCAAGTGGGTGCTCCGGAACGAGCACATTGCATCGGCCATTCCCGGCTACGACAATTTCCAGCACATGGAAGAGGATTTTTCGGTGGCGCGCGGGCTCGATTATACGGCGGAGGAGGCGAAGTTTTTGTCGGATAACCGCCTCACGCTCGGTCTCGCTTTCTGCCGCCAGTGCCGGCGGTGCGAGCCGAGCTGTCCGCACCGGGCGGACATCCCCGCGCTCATGCGCACGCACATGTACGCGGCGCAGTATGCGAATTTTGAGGAGGCGCGGGCGACGCTCGGGGAGATCGCGCCGGGGCGCGGACTGCACGCCTGCGGGGCGTGCGAAAGGTGCGCGGCGCGCTGCGCCCACGCGGTCGATATCCCGGGCCGCATCGAGCGCCTGAAAACGATCTACGCCTGA
- a CDS encoding agmatine deiminase family protein, translating to MSRRLLFALAALLLLGIAASAAGREDESLPIGLTEEEKGRLDDIGKAHRSTYPPTGSLRNPAEWERSVGVIIRWPLGISYALVAEMSEELMVTTIVSSTTVEAQARAAYQANGVNMANVNFLIAATNSIWTRDYGPWFIFSGDRIGIVDHIYNRPRPLDDVIPQAIGSAWGIPVYGMDLIHTGGNHMSDGLGRSMSTRLVYDENPSLTSAQVDSIMLAYLGNQYTVLGYVESSGIHHIDCWAKFLDPATIIVKDVPPSDPSYSLLNARAAYLSQQMSAWGRPYEIIRVYCPAGTAYTNSIILNGKVLVPIFGSPSDAVAIQTYQDAMPGYEILGFTGSWLDDDAIHCRAMGVPDRQMLFIDHDPLHGRVRSGGNGQTVSAFIDDYSRAGLIAESLLVRYRVDGGVWSDAPLAPAGSFYDGLIPAQPGGSAVEYFILAADNSGRVEQHPFIGAPGAHAYSVNFPPAIISPDSFLCRVGDRFAYSPGLSDSDDTAHAVWFEGYPAWLQPAGDSLAGTPAERDTATFSVFAADPFDTTGADVFVRTYICGDVDDNGAGPNVADLTYLVTFLFRGGPEPPVLPAANLNGSTGPGNNIEVSDLTLLIAYLFRGGPAPTCG from the coding sequence ATGTCTCGCCGACTGCTCTTTGCCCTCGCCGCACTCCTGCTGCTTGGGATCGCCGCTTCCGCCGCCGGGCGGGAAGATGAGTCGCTCCCCATCGGTCTCACCGAAGAAGAAAAGGGCCGCCTCGATGACATCGGCAAGGCCCACCGGTCGACTTACCCGCCGACCGGTTCGCTCCGCAACCCGGCCGAATGGGAACGCTCCGTCGGCGTCATCATCCGCTGGCCCCTCGGGATCTCCTACGCGCTTGTCGCCGAGATGTCGGAGGAGCTGATGGTCACCACGATCGTCAGCAGCACCACCGTCGAGGCCCAGGCCCGCGCCGCCTACCAGGCGAACGGGGTCAACATGGCCAACGTCAACTTCCTCATCGCCGCCACCAATTCCATCTGGACGCGCGACTACGGCCCCTGGTTCATATTCTCCGGCGATCGAATCGGCATCGTCGACCACATCTACAACCGCCCGCGGCCGCTCGACGACGTCATCCCGCAGGCGATCGGCTCCGCCTGGGGGATTCCCGTCTACGGCATGGACCTGATCCATACGGGCGGCAACCACATGTCCGACGGATTGGGGAGGTCAATGTCGACCCGGCTCGTGTACGATGAAAACCCGAGCCTCACCTCGGCCCAGGTCGATTCGATCATGCTGGCGTACCTCGGGAACCAGTACACCGTTCTGGGTTACGTGGAGTCAAGCGGCATCCACCACATCGACTGCTGGGCGAAATTCCTCGATCCGGCGACCATCATCGTCAAGGATGTCCCTCCCAGCGATCCCAGCTATTCCCTCCTGAATGCCCGCGCCGCCTACCTCTCGCAGCAGATGTCGGCCTGGGGACGGCCCTATGAGATCATCCGCGTCTACTGCCCGGCCGGGACCGCCTACACCAACTCGATCATTCTGAACGGCAAAGTGCTGGTGCCCATTTTCGGCAGCCCCTCCGACGCCGTCGCCATCCAGACGTACCAGGACGCCATGCCGGGCTACGAGATCCTCGGCTTCACCGGTTCCTGGCTGGATGACGACGCCATCCACTGCCGCGCCATGGGGGTCCCCGACCGCCAGATGCTGTTCATCGACCACGATCCTCTCCACGGCCGCGTCCGGTCGGGCGGAAACGGACAGACAGTCAGCGCCTTCATCGACGACTACTCCCGCGCCGGGTTGATCGCGGAGTCGCTCCTGGTCCGGTATCGGGTCGACGGCGGCGTGTGGAGCGACGCCCCGCTGGCGCCCGCCGGCAGTTTCTACGACGGCCTGATCCCGGCGCAGCCGGGCGGCAGCGCGGTCGAATACTTCATTCTCGCCGCCGACAACTCCGGCCGGGTCGAGCAGCACCCCTTCATCGGCGCCCCGGGCGCTCATGCCTACAGCGTGAACTTCCCCCCCGCTATCATCTCGCCCGATTCGTTTCTCTGCAGGGTCGGCGATCGATTCGCGTATTCGCCGGGGCTCTCCGACAGCGACGATACGGCCCATGCGGTGTGGTTTGAGGGATACCCGGCCTGGCTGCAGCCGGCCGGCGATTCGCTCGCGGGGACTCCCGCCGAGCGCGATACGGCGACGTTCTCGGTCTTCGCCGCGGATCCGTTCGACACAACCGGCGCCGACGTTTTCGTCCGGACCTACATCTGTGGCGACGTCGACGACAACGGCGCGGGACCGAATGTCGCCGACCTGACTTATCTGGTCACGTTTCTGTTCCGCGGCGGGCCCGAACCGCCCGTGCTGCCGGCGGCGAACCTGAACGGCAGCACCGGCCCCGGCAACAACATCGAGGTGTCCGACCTGACCCTGCTGATCGCCTACCTGTTCCGAGGCGGCCCGGCCCCGACCTGCGGGTGA